GCCTTGTTCTTCAGAAAGAGTGATATGGATGATAAATCAGAAAATTTCACTTCAACTGTCCAATCCGATCGTCTTTTTGGGATATTTCACGACGAGCCGCCAGCTATTGATAATATTGAAGATgattctgatatttttaaatctggCTCATCGACTAATTTGAAGGATGAAAATGTTAAAGAATTTAGCAAAGCGAGGGAAGAACCCGATTACTTTGAAAATATACCTCCAGCggacttaattaaaaatattcctgaAAATGAAGTTGATCACGAAAATGTAACAACACTAAAAACTCAGTCCACTTCCaaagacaataataatttaaatcatcCTATCAATATAGAAAAATCTGTATCACAGATAATTGAAGATAAAAATAAGTCTCTAAACATCCATGAAGCATTTAGCGAAATAAAAGAAGACGAATTTGATGATATATTCAAAGCAGCAAATAAAGTTGTTAATATTGGTAATGACGAGATATCGGaaataagtatagaagattttattaataaaaatgaaagtcaaaataaatctataaaaatatctgataacatatttaataactcAGGTATATCAACTACACAATTACCTGAAGATGTACCTGCTTCAATAAAATCGGGGATAGAATTCGATTCAGACGAGGAATTGTTTAGAACATTGCCAAAACCAGATAAGCCTAAAGTGCCTGAAATTTCGCCTAGCGATGAATTAGATAAAGGAGCTTTATTATCAAAACATGGtgaaattgatataaataacaaattaaataaagaaaacttttttaaagCTGTACACAAAGTTGAAAATGTATTAGAAATATCAGAAAAAATTCAACCAACAAAAATATCTGAAGAAAATTTAGAACACAAACCAGAATTGTCTAAAAAAGACCTCCAGAGCAAAAACacagatattaaaaaagtagGAAGGATAAAATCTCTTAACTTGAATATAGATGTATCTACACTTCTCCCTGGTGCTTCTCCGAAGAAACAAAAAGTAGAAACTCCAAAAGACAAGGATTTGGAAGTCGTGTCAGATTCTACTTCCGAGGAAGTAGTTACCACGCGTCTAACACCAGAAAATGAGTCGAAAATGGTTAAATCTATAAGTTTTGAAGGAGAACCAAATTCAGAGGTATTAGATAACAAACTGTCAAAAGAAAGAGCTAGAATTCAAGTCAAACGTAGGCCATCAACAAGAAGAGCTAGACGAGAAGCCGTCAGAAAGTCAGCTATAGACTTTGACGATTCCACAGACAATTCTAGCTCTATAGATGATCCGCCAAAAAATGTTAAATCGGAAAGTCCATCTAAAACATTCGATGTCAAGACTGTACTAACCGAAAGTTCCTCGAATATTCTTAATACAGATATAAAAGATTCTAGAATAGATAATAAAGATgctataatttctaaaatagaGCAAGTGATGCCTAAAGACAAAGAAATCAGCACAGATAATGCGGCAGAGAAACCGAAAGTCACTTCAAAAGTAGTTTATATTTTGAACGACGAGGACATATTTAATACTAAACCAAATGATaaagttgatttatttaaaaaagatactCCGATATCAACACTGGGTAATATGTGCGCAGAAGTTACAAAAACTGAGACTAAACCTATTGTAAGTGATAGCGCCAAAAAACCATCTAAAGTCAGTATTTTTGGCTCCGACAGTGAAGAGGAATTATTTGGTGGCAAAAGTAAAGATAAGAAGAAAGTTGAAGTAAAAGGTTCTCTGTtcggtgatgatgatgatgatgacttgtTCGGTGTTAAAAGCAAGAAGGCTGGTAAGttgaacgttttattttttgatcTAATAACTGTagattatgatatatttattgtgccaagtattatagtattattggTGTATGGACGTAGCTTTTAATATGCTTAGTAAACCCAGAATTCCATTATCTCACCCTTGTCTCCACGGATCGACCAGCCTATCTCAGCTAAAACGAACGCTATCGGCAAACCCCAATCGGGCTTGACTGCCTCATGCATATTTTATCTAACGTAGGTTACTCGTTCGACTtaaagccgttttcaataaacgatcccaatctcaatcttcaattcgattccgagaatgaaccaatcaaaataactcatttgtaagcatgtcaaaaaaaaactttgtttcgattgatccatttttgagatagatcgataAAAGCGATTTGGATCGTTCATTGAATACGGCGGCTAATCACTGAACGGAAACTGCACCGCTAAATATGATTAATCTGTTGAGTAGTTTTTTAGATTTTTGGGCGATGTGTCTTACGAATTTATTTCATAGGATTTTTCAATTTCAGATTTTACAAAACCACAAACATCCAGAACTGCCACAAAAGAAATCGAGAAATCAGAGCCAGTGTTTGACGATCCTTTGTCTATGCTCGACGACGATGAATAGACATGTTTATGATAGTCTACATTATAGACAATATCGGCGAAACGAATTGTCTGTGGCAAAGTTTTAATAGCAGTTACAGTGTAAACACCTGTGTAaacgctttttttttttaaatatgtagataGTTTTGCCGTTTTCAAGATGAAGTGAATAGCGATGTAGTTGAGTCGACATTTAATCTGTTGTCAAGAATATGAAATACtaaaatgaacataaaaatttactcaattaaaaaaaaaaatatggacctAACGGTAGGCTTGAGTGCTTCTTTGTTGTCGTCATCATTACAGGTCTCAAGAGCAAGAGAGATAGCAAGATGTCCTTAATACGCgccatttatatattttcataatgaatTACCGCGTCGCTTTTCAATTATGATCTATAAAGCCATTATGTTTCACATTATAAacgtatagaataaaaaatataatactgctCTCTGCTCTCTCAAATGAAAACTATTCTGAATGAAACTTTCTTACTTCAGCAGTGTTTTTACAACCTGCaagttttattagaaaatacttGTAtgggtttataaaaataatacaactgTTTTGTATGttaagtttataaaatgttaattttgatatatatgATGTCTAGTTCTATAGATAATgaatcttgataataatatcaatggTTGAAATGCTAATTGACTTGAGCGAAATTTTTTTGCGACAATAAGTTtcatacgtttttattttatagctttaaatgtcgatacgagcttgccgttcgcctgatggtaagcgataccactACCCAGAAACAGGtgaatcaccatccaacaccttgaattacaaagtattgtttggtatcctactgcgcttgccatcctaagacatgagatgttaagttttctatgttctatgtccagtagttacactggctagaatatccttcaaaccggaacacaacagtgactacacattgctgcttggcggcagaaatagacattgcggtggtacctacccaggcggactctcacatataagaaacCTACCAGCACcaccatacatatttaaaaccagcacatttttctatgttttgttaaattagtaattttttttcgaaaataaatgtcgcttaagacaattaccCTTTTAACCgttgatatataaattaatgaaagaTGAACGCTAGTAGACACAAACAAATCGTTTCGCTGATttacatgtaattaaaatatataacattccaacaatttttatgtttgttcaatcaaatatttataattggttattgtgatttttatatgaaattgttacgatataaaataatatattttcatataatattagttaacgattgtaaataaatgcttgttttataattgtttttttattacttatttttctgATTGAAACATATTCTAGCTGACCTGAGTAATTCGTTGCAaggtactttttttattattgaactaAAACAATCGGttcgtgaaatatattttatttttaaattaatcttactttaataaagtaGAGTATACATTTTAATCCTCAGAACACCAACAAAATTAAACTCATTTACACATCAAATTAAATttcgattaaattattttcacaaatctAAGTtgattggtaaaaatatttcaaattacttaCAGTCcaaatagttttgaaaataGCTTCAGACAGAAATACACACAATAAATAAGCACATAGAAATACACACTCATAAATACAAAGTTAGCGATACGCAGCcatttttgtttcttaaatcCCCGTTCACTGCCTTTCAGGCCGTCTTTGACCACATATTTCCGGCAGCCCAGGCACCATACAAGTAAAAGTCTCTTCCAATTTATAGAAGTCATTTCGAAGTTGAATATAACTTTGTCTTGCTCCGACATTTGATTATACAATGAAACAGTGTTGCGATCGTCAAAAATCCAGTCGTTGGTCACAAAATAACTGTAGACTAACGCCATTTGGTATATTTTgttgtacatttttatgaatCTGGAATATGAAACAGAAGTTAAAAGCTGTAGCTTCAATCATCTAATGGCAGATCGACTGCTGAACAAATTTGGACTCGATCAAGTATTCATTTTTCGaatcataaaacataattatgtattgtCTGAGAACAAAATTTGTGCCGGATACGGCTATGTCATCGCCAACCATGAGTCTGAAAAGTTTATTAAACGGGTGTCCAAGTTATGCCTCCCACTATcgcctttttttattgctttgaatgacgagacaagcttgccgttcgcctgatggtaaacgatacgaccgctcataaacagtaaaaacactatcCTACACCTtgacttacaaagtattgtttggttttccactgcgctcgccatcctgagacatgaaatgttaaatcttattatgtccagtagttacactggctacaatgcatCCCTTGAAACTCACCGGCATTggtttataaacttaaaaaacttACGAAGGTATCTCCTTGGGCTTCTTAATTCCGAAGAGAAAGTACACCGTCTCCATGATATAAGCCGGTATGTAGTGCAACAGCCATGTCAGCAACCAGAATATCGTTTTATTCTGCGTCTCCACCGTGTAGCCGTACCAAATAGATTTGGGAGACGCGTAACGCCGCATGTATGGGCTAGtcattatttttctgttttcacctaaaaaaataaacttatctaTATTcaaatgaattcctatttcccttggtcacgccatcaggcgtgaacggctggaccgatttcacattttttttgttgtgtttgttattgtcaggagaaggttcttatgaaagaaaaaaatcaaaaaattgcgcagtaaattagaaagtttaagaaaacttaacgaaaatattaattttatataaccgtcaattgtttgaaataactgtcagcgattgacagaatgcgcgctgcaaattcatagttaagacgggacaacgtctgtcgggtcagctagttcaaaacaataatactacgaaacttaattttgatgaccgaaattaaaatacttttcggattttgtcccgattttttattataattttacagaaACGAAATACAGAAATATGTAATAAACAGGGTAGCTtttgaaacataaattattcattgcCCTTTGGgagaaaatatcaaattctaaaaatttatttattatttttaaaatgaagtaaCTTCTCTGAGTGTGGCAGTGTGATACTAGATGAATCTAGAGTGATCGTTGTGAAAGAAGAAGGCCCTAGTTGCAGGGATGCAACTAGGACCGCACTTGCCGTTTGATGTGTTCCTGATCTGATACGGGAAAGCTTCTCGCCATATCAGTTAGAAAGTCCAGATGCCAAACTGATAttaagaagaaaaacccaatatcacttcccTATTTTAACTATCCCGTCACGGCAttcgaactcgagacctcagaGCGGAAGTCGTACCACGCGCGCATAAAAATTACATCACTGAGGCAGTCATAAACATAATCTGAATTCCTGATACTCACCCCAAGACACCTTACACCTATAGTTGCTAATGGCATAAATCTTGGCGTCTCTGTCTTCGGTCGCGGCCCCCCACGCAGCGGCTATGATGGTATTATTGACATAGTCCACTGGTGCGTAGCATAACCTCACATCACCGTTAAGTGTTACATGTGTAGCCCCCATGCCTATTCCTAAAATCACCTGTGAACAAGGGTTTAGTTGTtcttaataaatctttttatcaAGCCTGAAGCCATGACTGGCCAAACGGCCTCTCAATCCTAAATTTCGGTTAGTTTACCTTCAGAGCCAAAATGGGAATGAGGTCATGGcttaaattagtttataaaagGCATGAAATATCGAGTCTGACTTTACTGTGcttgttaaaatatatgtgcttgattgaaatatatttatatgaatctCTTACTCCAGTAGGTCCATATACCGAGCTGAGGTCTAGCCACCCAGGCGCAGGCTCACTGTATGCACCAATCACtgaaaaaaatacctaatattcaaataaaactaaccGTATTAGTTTTTGTTCATTAACACGATAAAGGGAACCTTTAAACATTAGGGTTTTTTTTCCTTTTGGGTATCTCACCCCGCATTCAACACCGGGGGCAACctacgaatgggatactggaatcccccggcttagcgactgcaggatcctggaagaaagttgggaggggatagctgggaaggaagtgtgcgggaaggataaggaaacctcttaggatgggaggaggggaaAAGGCTAGGAagtgttcgcgagcccttataggcgtcaatgtgaattggcaaccatgaggtatacacacctaactgtgtgcctagggccgtgagaaatgtcccccgtgcatgggcgtgcattcggtgtggagacctgGACACTCCTACTACTAGTGTCGCATAAATGTGAAACTTTGTCAAGTTATTTACAAAGTTTCGCTTATATTCAAAACTACTAGAGCACTAGAACCTTTGTTAGAAAATTACTTAttacactaattataatttaaagccaCTATTATTTAACGAGATTTTATATCGgaaaagtaggtacttataccGTAGCAATTTTATAGTAGAAGTCAAATTTACCTATAGGTGGTCGAACTATGCACACCGGTAGATCTCGTCCCATAGTTCTCACTGCTTCTTCTGCTATTGCTTTCGTAAAAGTATACGTGTTCGGCCAATCTTCTATCAATCTGCAAattcgattattttttaaagaaaggaCTTATATCTAATTTCGACGTCCGCAGTGCAGTCCTGAATAAATCTTCGTAAATTAAAGCTCTAAGTGATCTTACCACTATACATGGCTCGTGGAAGCGCCATTAGGCGAGCGACTAGATCATCTTAAAAACTAGTAGTACTTATACAAAACACCTACTTGCTAGTAATTTTCTGCAGCCTCTCCTCACTAACAGTCTCTACCAGCTCTATCATGGTCTCAGGAGGTATCGGACTAGGGTAGAAATTTTCCAGGACCTCGTGACTCGCCCAGCTCTGTGTGGCGTGAGCGAATGTTGTTGACACGTGGACAAACGACctgtttttgggataaaaagttTTACGTCTTAAGATTTAGAATTAGTAGTCAGTATTCTAGCAAAAACAAGTAAGTAGAATAGGTAGTAACTTAAGTTGCTTGCAATCCTTCGCCAGTAGTAATATCTCCCTGGTACCGCGTACGTTGTGTATGGTGGCCGCACGCAGAGGCTCGTGGAACTTGGTGGTAGCCGCCACGTGGAATATTATATTCACCTGGAACAACAACTGGAGGGTGTATCTGCTAGGTAATGTCTATGAGACCTTCTACTGGGGtacttatataagtatttcTTGTCATTCGACAATCCACAACTTCCCTTGCATCGACCTTACGTTCAATTTAGATATCATCAGATTGACATTCCTATGAATCTTCATAGGCAATAGCTACCATACAAGCTAAGTCTACAACCAACGAACCTCTTGTGTCAGCTTGTTCCAGTCTTGATAACTTAGGCCAAGTCTAAGTTCTGTTATATCTCCCTCCACGGGGATCAAACGGCTCGCGAAATCTGGCTTCTTCTCccttaataattcaaatacctGAAAAATGTAGATTATTTAGAGTctgctataatattatgttgaatatCGTTTGATCTTCATAATGACTATCTTAATAGCATGATTTTGATGATGGGTATAGAAAGATTTGTATTAGTTATAGATAGGTACATACAGAATCCTTTATACATTGCCGTAATCTTTCCATTACCGGACTTCCTTTCTTTGATCTCATcagtatgtaaattttatttatattgcaggatctgaaattataaaaaaaaaaaatttatggtgGATGTCATTGTTATAGTAGAAGTTCTATGCCGCCCTCTTCCCGCAATCAGAATTGTCCATGATTCGTTTGCAACTATTTATGGACATTAATGGATGGACATCTTAAAGTGCATTTTGACACAGTTCGCAAAACTTTTTAATACTGTTTCTttagttaacaataaatataatcacaTTGCTAACCAACAGGTTACCCACTTTTGATTTAGTTGTATATAAAACCATAGCTATTGAATGCTACCTTAAAAGCTTTTCGATTAACTGCTTCCCGAGAAATCCTGTGCCTCCAGTGATGAAAATTGTGCTGTCATTATAAAACGTCTGGATGTCAGAGTTTCCCTTCTCAGTGGCGATGTGGATGGGCTCCTGTCGCAAGATCTGATCTTGGAGTACAGCTTGTGCGATATCCATAGTTCCATCCATGATCCTGAAAGAtgagaatattataatgcaGGTATTTTTCCTTGTACTGCTACATATAGGATGTAGCGTGTGTAGTTAGTATCCTGGAAGAGTCGCCATGTAATGGAATGATGAAAACATGTTGAGACGTGTTGATGGTTTTGGGCTCTTTATTTGACTGCACTCATAATACTAACTTAATACTACACATTACATGCCTTAACACACTTACACATTACATGACTTACACACACTCCAAGGAAGACCGAGGTAAATTTCCCTGGTTTGTACTTTCTGTAAGATTTGTTATATTGTTACTTTATACAGGCACGAAAAACTGGCTCcactgtacttgatggtaaatggattGACGTCCTAAcagtaaaaatatcaattaaaataattgttatttatacttGGCTTCCTCAATTAGTGAAACGGAGTGGAAATTATGTTATTGTGTATCATGTtccaagaaaaacaaaacataaaaaatctatttgccACCAAGGTCAAGCAGAGGAGACGCGGACGTTAAGGTAGTACAAGTATTATTCTAAATTCTTGATTTTGTGGTTTAAGTactgaatgaatccctcctagcctaatttcggccacggcggccaatatcAACGgatatcagccaggtacgcaggagatattatagtgtacaaatgtgtgcgcaatgcACAGGCGCACTCTCTGTGTCTTCACCCTTATAGTCAGTgtaagatcaggcgcaggaccgacggatttttttaagatggtaaaacccagtcacaattattttaagctTGACCCGGAATTGGAACCCAGGGcctcagcacggtagtcgtACTCCTATCGCATTGGTACTGTTTTTACATAtcgcaaaaaaaaattctaaaaggTTTAGTTTAATTTGGGTTCCCAGGACAGCAGTTTCttgctaaatataatttaaagttatttcaaaGTTGATGAAATGCAACAAAcgacaacatttttttaaagtctaAAAATGTAGGAAGATACTCTTCCTAAAGTGTAAGTACGTACATTaattatttggatgtttgttagaaatcaACACAGCAATCACTAAACAGATTTGGTTGGAACTTGAACCATTGATAAAATATGCGTAATGCGGGATTAACATAGTATAGGCTACtatctatgtattttttgtaccaGAAAAGCTTTTTAGTCTTGACTCTATCTCCAACCATGGAAAACCATTATCTCTACAATTATTTTCCCCTTATTGTCCCTTCTTACTGTAATTATgcataaaatttgaataatttctttattacaaaGCAGCCACATAAGTAATATATCACAGTACAAATTGTCATACACAAATGTGCcccaaaaacaaattttacctttaaatttcaataaataaataatattaaatatattatcaatctCTTTTAGACTTGCTACATTACCAaccctttataataataaaatatattcatactcTCTACGAAAAAATTGGGAAcgggaaattaaattttaatattattataataataaatacttaattatttatacggtgtaaaaatatttcgccgTGCCACATCGCGGGCACGGAGGACTCTGATATCAAATTATGTGAAGGAATGGGGGTGTATGACggttacatacataaacatcaGTAGTAATTTACgcataatacttataaaagatATAGCCACTGTTTTAACGTGTCGCTCATATAAATCTACCCCACTTTCCTCTACGCATCACAACTAGTCAAGTAAGCCACACCCTAATTACTTCTGCCATAGTAACAGGAAAGGCCCCATAGCCACATGGCGATTTATAGACATGGAATCGATAGAGTAGAACCTAAGTCAAAaacatatctaaataaaaaatattaaatgtaacattttgttGTGTGGTCCTCCAGTAAAGTGGATTTTTGTCTCTTAATGTTGCGACGTTGGAAATTTTCACCGTCGAGATATGAAAAACACTCTTTAGTACATTTCTTCCTCTCCATGTAATTATATCAGGCACTGTTtacttaagaaaaataattaaaatatattgtaccttAAAACACTGAACACTCCACAAAAACTACCTACGTGCTCTTTGtgtaaaatactattaaaaaatgaataatatgcTCGGACATGTGAATCAGATgaccttataaatattttaatttcttaccGACCCTAAAGGAGGTTCATCTATTTGCCGTAATTTTTTTggttgttttatgtttgttctcATTTTAAGTTTGTCGATATAGGACCTTGGGCAGCGAAGATTCAGAAGGGAACTTAAAATcaaaataggattttgatgattcttatTGTGTTGGTTTGTTTTGAGTACCATATTAGCGGGTCGAGCCTGGATGCAATTAGCTCGGGACCAAAAAAATTGGCATGATCTGAGAGAGGCCTATACCCAGCGGTGGGACTCTACAGgttgtggatgatgatgatgatgaccttattaaaaatattattgttgctTGACGTTGAACTTCGGAGATGCACCAGGGAactcttcaaaataaaatgaggATGACTTTGTATTGTGTTCAATTAGTTGCGTTTTAGaaccaacaaaaaaacaaaaaatataacctataagtatgtcaacaacaaaaaaatactatacataCTTACTCcaaaacgtaataaaatgttatattaggATTAACTaataaggaattattaaaacaatagcaaTGTAATCCTCTTTACAAAGCCCTGTTTACTTtgcacacaaaatatttttttttagagtcAGTGCCTAATTTAAATTAGGAACTAACTAAGCAAGTAAATACacgaataaataaacttaaatgagGCCCCGCGtttttcattgtataaaaacatacataataattgACTGCCCGTGCTGTCTATATGCGTAACTACTCTATACCATTTTTTAAATCCGGTAACTAATATTTACTTTACGGGCAGACTAACTGGCCGAAACTACGGGCAAAGTTTGTATactataaaaatgtgttattcgaaaaatattagacaaatttttattttaccaaatgccttatataaaataactaaaaaatcatCTTGCATTTTATCTAAACGATCTATAAATACACGTTATTAACCCCGCAAGGGCAATTGCGCAATCATTGGACGTAGATACGGTGCGCCAAATCATTTAGGTAAGATGGGGCGATTTATTACAGATGGTTATTGTTATGACTACAGACTACCTGAGAAACTAAGGATCTTTTTTTCATTACGTCCATCATATGTCTTGGGCATCGATTCCAACTTCATGGTCACAGGCAATGGCACTAGATGCGAAATTTTTTTACCctttaaaaacaataagttGAGATGtagaattttaaagaaattcttTGCTATATTTGATTCATTATTCTTGAAAGCGTATGtatcgtaaattatttttttctttcgaaAAACTTAAATCAATGTCCACGCGGAAGCAGTCGGCAC
The sequence above is drawn from the Manduca sexta isolate Smith_Timp_Sample1 chromosome 28, JHU_Msex_v1.0, whole genome shotgun sequence genome and encodes:
- the LOC115456185 gene encoding fatty acyl-CoA reductase wat; this translates as MDGTMDIAQAVLQDQILRQEPIHIATEKGNSDIQTFYNDSTIFITGGTGFLGKQLIEKLLRSCNINKIYILMRSKKGSPVMERLRQCIKDSVFELLREKKPDFASRLIPVEGDITELRLGLSYQDWNKLTQEVNIIFHVAATTKFHEPLRAATIHNVRGTREILLLAKDCKQLKSFVHVSTTFAHATQSWASHEVLENFYPSPIPPETMIELVETVSEERLQKITSKLIEDWPNTYTFTKAIAEEAVRTMGRDLPVCIVRPPIVIGAYSEPAPGWLDLSSVYGPTGVILGIGMGATHVTLNGDVRLCYAPVDYVNNTIIAAAWGAATEDRDAKIYAISNYRCKVSWGENRKIMTSPYMRRYASPKSIWYGYTVETQNKTIFWLLTWLLHYIPAYIMETVYFLFGIKKPKEIPSFIKMYNKIYQMALVYSYFVTNDWIFDDRNTVSLYNQMSEQDKVIFNFEMTSINWKRLLLVWCLGCRKYVVKDGLKGSERGFKKQKWLRIANFVFMSVYFYVLIYCVYFCLKLFSKLFGL